In Gadus chalcogrammus isolate NIFS_2021 chromosome 13, NIFS_Gcha_1.0, whole genome shotgun sequence, a single genomic region encodes these proteins:
- the tmem51b gene encoding transmembrane protein 51b gives MCSSRGLCGARDRPRSSRSGSSGSGGHYALCALGVGLIALGIVMIVWTVIPKDAEASGGNASGNSSRPLTTNEEEEAEDADSDNTKTSSVAFVLVGAGLIMLLLSICLGLRSKSQPAESTGQRAAGVVGGAAYQGAASGEQPEEQAVAYDVPSYDEVVGSDTYPVRNSNLRNSMARLPSYEDILAAVENEGGAEPDGHAPSEGPASDPTKDSGPAAGANPPARSSSRASRILAPLRVRRIKSDKLHLKAFRLHIRSPTHNAVTIEPITPPPQYDDKPPDLG, from the exons ATGTGTTCCAGTCGGGGTCTGTGCGGGGCCAGGGACCGCCCCCGCTCGTCCAGGTCCGGGAGCAGCGGCTCGGGCGGTCATTATGCGCTGTGTGCCCTGGGGGTCGGCCTCATAGCCCTGGGCATTGTGATGATTGTGTGGACGGTGATCCCCAAGGACGCGGAGGCGTCGGGCGGCAACGCGTCGGGCAACTCCAGCAGGCCGCTGACGACcaacgaagaggaggaggccgagGACGCCGATTCGGACAACACAAAGACCTCGTCGGTGGCCTTTGtgctggtgggggcggggctgatcATGCTGCTGCTGTCCATTTGTCTGGGGCTGAGGAGCAAGAGTCAGCCGGCGGAGAGCACTGGCCAGCGAGCGGCGGGGGTGGTCGGGGGAGCAGCCTATCAGGGCGCAGCGTCGGGAGAGCAGCCGGAAGAGCA AGCGGTGGCCTACGACGTGCCCTCCTACGACGAGGTGGTGGGCAGCGACACCTACCCCGTACGCAACAGCAACCTGCGCAACAGCATGGCCCGCCTGCCCTCCTACGAGGACATCCTCGCCGCCGTGGAGAACGAGGGCGGGGCGGAGCCCGACGGCCACGCCCCGTCGGAGGGTCCC GCCTCCGACCCCACCAAGGACTCCGGCCCGGCAGCGGGCGCCAACCCCCCGGCCCGCAGCAGCAGCCGGGCCAGCCGCATCCTGGCGCCGCTCCGGGTGCGCCGCATCAAGTCGGACAAGCTGCACCTGAAGGCGTTCCGCCTGCACATCCGCAGCCCCACGCACAACGCCGTGACCATCGAGCCCATCACGCCGCCCCCGCAGTACGACGACAAGCCGCCCGACCTGGGGTAG
- the LOC130401681 gene encoding kazrin-A-like, whose product MDRLRLAELTRTTPMSMWRAGAVQAWLEVVMAMPMYTRACSENVRSGKVLLGLTDDDLEVGLGISNPIHHRKLKLAIEDYRKAEGGHRLSHASELDPHWVSCSWLGDVGLPQYAQTFQDQLVDGRVLGSLSRRDLEQHLGVRERDHQHSLLLAVQLLQQLNFDKEALQARRAKCEPQDHDLVVWTCHRVMKWIRDIDLREYADNLKGKGIHGALMALDPSFDTDTMARVLGIPHNKHMLHRHLYQEMRLLSVPHSSAEQERESLAGISRSPGSANHYAANRMAMRRSVMSPSRLHPKGHSVDRALGFHGSCGSLPREARVQAVPRTKESPVHSYKTVEISNV is encoded by the exons ATGGACCGCCTCCGGTTGGCGGAGCTCACCCGGACCACACCCATGTCCATGTGGAGGGCTGGAGCTGTGCAAGCCTGGCTTGAGGTTGTCATGGCAATGCCCATGTACACCAGAGCATGTTCCGAAAACGTCAGGAGTGGCAAG GTGCTCCTTGGGCTTACTGACGATGACCTAGAAGTGGGCTTGGGCATCAGCAACCCCATCCACCACAGGAAGCTCAAACTGGCCATCGAGGACTACAGGAAGGCTGAAGGAGGCCACAG GCTGTCCCATGCCTCAGAGCTGGACCCCCACTGGGTGTCCTGCTCGTGGCTGGGCGACGTGGGTCTGCCCCAGTACGCCCAGACCTTCCAGGACCAGCTAGTGGACGGCCGGGTGCTGGGCTCTCTGAGCCGCAGGGACCTGGAGCAGCACCTGGGGGTCAGAGAGCGGGACCACCAGCACAGCCTGCTGCTGGCCGTGCAGCTCCTGCAGCAGCTCAACTTTGACAAGGAG GCACTGCAGGCGCGGCGCGCTAAGTGTGAACCGCAGGATCATGACCTGGTTGTGTGGACGTGTCACAGGGTGATGAAGTGGATCAGAGACATAGACCTCCGG GAGTATGCGGACAATCTTAAAGGCAAAGGGATACACGGGGCATTGATGGCACTGGACCCATCGTTTGACACGGACACCATGGccagggtactgggaatccccCACAACAAACACATGCTGCACCGGCACCTGTACCAGGAGATGAGGCTGCTCTCCGTCCCACACAG CAGCGCAGAGCAGGAGCGTGAGAGCCTAGCTGGCATCTCCCGGTCCCCTGGCTCCGCTAACCACTACGCTGCCAACAGAATGGCAATGAGAAGATCAGTCATG AGTCCTTCGAGGTTGCATCCAAAAGGCCATTCCGTGGACCGGGCTCTGGGTTTCCATGGCAGCTGTGGATCTCTGCCTAGAGAGGCCAGGGTGCAAGCTGTTCCCCGAACCAAGGAGAGCCCTGTGCATTCTTACAAGACTGTTGAGATCTCCAACGTCTGA